The following coding sequences lie in one Pontibacter sp. G13 genomic window:
- a CDS encoding TetR/AcrR family transcriptional regulator, with amino-acid sequence MGNKEKILVEARTQLNANGLAAVTARSICKALGLSPGSFSYHFPDSSAIVETLYQQMRAEESTILAEFAQLEPSILGYLNIHQALFEVQLTYRFFYANLSEILAKYPNIKSQFVQRIQTDRMMARQSIQHFMEIGVLRAYLTAAQIDRMVNVGQILHHFWSLDAQIMEEAALPMSKRHYLNLCCGLLEPFLMPASLDAYREFFDALDETKVL; translated from the coding sequence ATGGGAAACAAGGAGAAAATCTTGGTGGAGGCGCGCACGCAACTGAATGCCAATGGACTTGCTGCCGTCACTGCTCGCTCCATCTGCAAGGCGTTGGGATTAAGTCCGGGGAGCTTTTCCTATCATTTCCCCGATAGCTCCGCAATTGTGGAGACGCTCTACCAACAGATGCGCGCAGAGGAATCCACGATCTTGGCGGAATTTGCCCAATTGGAACCTAGCATTCTTGGGTATCTGAACATCCATCAAGCTTTGTTCGAAGTGCAGCTGACCTATCGCTTTTTCTATGCGAATCTCTCCGAAATCCTCGCCAAATACCCCAATATTAAATCCCAATTCGTCCAACGCATTCAAACCGACCGTATGATGGCCCGGCAATCCATCCAGCATTTTATGGAGATCGGTGTGCTGCGAGCGTATCTGACGGCTGCCCAGATCGACCGCATGGTCAATGTCGGCCAGATCCTTCATCACTTCTGGTCGCTGGATGCGCAGATCATGGAAGAGGCTGCATTACCCATGAGCAAACGGCATTATCTAAATCTATGCTGCGGATTGCTGGAGCCTTTCCTGATGCCTGCCTCCCTCGATGCCTACCGGGAATTTTTCGATGCCCTGGATGAGACCAAGGTACTGTAG
- a CDS encoding sugar porter family MFS transporter, with translation MSNRNLTFWTATVALAGFLFGFDTVVISGANLPIKELWNTSPLFHGTFIMSMALWGTVVGALFGGIPTDRLGRKRTLIWIGILYAASALGSALAPDPFTFSFFRFIGGLGVGASSVAVPTYLSEIAPASQRGRLVAQYQFMIVFGILIAFFSNYLLQGVGGEHDWRFMLGVEAIPAVIYLLLVMKVPNSPRWLLLNRGDEAGAKQVLQALEVTDVDQEIQAMERSIAQETSGKIWDRRYAFPLLLAFLVAFFNQLSGINFILYYAPEILERAGLATKESLMSSISIGVVNLVFTMLGMFLIDRVGRKTLLLWGSIGYIISLSMVAYAFLYQASPLFLMAFILMFIAAHAIGQGAVIWVFISEIFPTQVRALGQSFGAGTHWVFAALITLITPIFLDKDEGIFRDNPWPIFAFFAGFMLLQLLFVLFMMPETKGRSLEELGGSLSQTSSPEAS, from the coding sequence ATGTCAAACCGAAACTTAACCTTCTGGACCGCCACCGTGGCATTGGCGGGCTTCCTCTTTGGATTCGATACCGTCGTGATCTCCGGTGCCAATCTCCCCATCAAGGAACTCTGGAATACCTCCCCGCTGTTCCACGGAACCTTCATCATGTCGATGGCGCTGTGGGGAACGGTAGTCGGCGCGCTCTTCGGTGGAATCCCCACTGACCGACTGGGCCGAAAGCGGACCCTCATCTGGATCGGGATTTTGTATGCCGCATCTGCGCTCGGCTCCGCATTGGCCCCTGATCCCTTCACGTTTTCCTTTTTTCGGTTTATCGGTGGACTCGGGGTGGGAGCTTCCAGCGTGGCGGTGCCGACCTATCTGTCCGAAATTGCCCCTGCGAGTCAGCGAGGAAGACTCGTCGCGCAATACCAATTCATGATCGTCTTTGGGATCTTGATCGCCTTCTTCAGCAACTATCTGCTGCAAGGGGTGGGGGGCGAACACGACTGGCGCTTCATGCTGGGCGTGGAGGCGATTCCTGCCGTGATCTATTTGCTCCTGGTGATGAAGGTGCCCAATAGTCCGCGTTGGCTCTTGTTGAATCGCGGCGATGAAGCGGGTGCCAAACAGGTGCTCCAAGCGTTGGAAGTGACGGATGTGGATCAGGAAATTCAGGCAATGGAGCGCTCGATAGCTCAGGAGACTTCCGGCAAAATCTGGGATCGCCGATACGCTTTTCCCCTGTTGCTGGCGTTTCTGGTGGCGTTTTTCAATCAGTTGTCCGGGATCAATTTCATCCTCTATTACGCACCTGAAATCCTCGAACGCGCGGGCTTGGCTACCAAGGAATCCCTGATGAGCTCCATTTCCATCGGGGTGGTCAACTTGGTATTCACGATGTTGGGGATGTTCCTGATCGATCGGGTAGGGCGGAAGACGCTGTTGCTCTGGGGCTCGATTGGTTATATCATCAGTCTCAGCATGGTGGCCTACGCGTTTCTGTATCAGGCTTCTCCCTTGTTCCTGATGGCGTTCATTTTGATGTTCATCGCGGCACATGCCATTGGTCAGGGAGCCGTGATCTGGGTATTCATTTCGGAGATCTTCCCGACACAGGTACGGGCGCTCGGGCAATCATTTGGAGCAGGCACCCACTGGGTATTCGCAGCCTTGATCACGTTGATAACCCCGATCTTCCTCGACAAGGATGAAGGCATTTTCCGGGACAATCCGTGGCCGATCTTTGCTTTCTTTGCGGGATTCATGTTGTTACAACTGCTTTTCGTGCTGTTCATGATGCCAGAAACCAAAGGAAGATCTTTGGAAGAATTGGGCGGCTCCTTGTCCCAGACTTCTTCCCCTGAAGCATCATGA
- a CDS encoding glycoside hydrolase family 32 protein, translating to MNARIFLLLGLVCSLWACKDAPDPPASSEAPKRYDEPHRPQFHFTPDSMWMNDPNGMVYFEEEYHLFYQFYPDSNVWGPMHWGHAVSPDMVHWKHLPIALYPDSLGYIFSGSAVIDWQNTSGFGAGSVPPMVAIFSHHDPDKEAAGDIDYQTQSIAYSLDRGRNWTKYAENPVVANPGKKDFRDPKVIWHEPTQQWVMVLAVHDRVHLYVSPNLKDWEFASEWGVEGDERKWECPDLFPMVADDGTEHWVLIVSMQLQAPNGGTGTAYWVGEFDGVKFSADPAAHQWIDVGTDNYALVTWSDIPEEDGRTLALGWMSNWQYAKIVPTTRWRSAMTLPRELKLKSYGDTYRVCSMPVEEVKSLMGTPQLHPLDSGDHSLELPQALVKLDLEGTYPPSGGLELALSNEAGDSVFVGLRDHKIFVDRTQAGIADFHTAFAAVHTGLEELAGDSLRMTVYVDRASLEIFVNDGAEVMTELVFPKVPYSQLSLKTDQAWKLSISPLSGIW from the coding sequence ATGAACGCGCGAATATTTCTACTTCTGGGGCTTGTGTGTTCCTTGTGGGCCTGCAAGGATGCGCCCGATCCACCTGCATCCTCCGAAGCTCCCAAGCGATACGACGAGCCTCATCGGCCTCAGTTCCATTTCACTCCCGACTCCATGTGGATGAATGACCCCAACGGCATGGTCTATTTCGAGGAGGAATATCACCTGTTTTATCAATTCTATCCCGACTCCAATGTCTGGGGACCCATGCACTGGGGACATGCGGTCAGCCCCGATATGGTGCATTGGAAACATCTGCCGATCGCGCTGTATCCAGATTCTTTGGGATATATCTTCTCGGGAAGTGCGGTGATCGATTGGCAGAACACCAGTGGATTTGGAGCGGGTTCCGTGCCTCCCATGGTCGCCATATTCTCCCATCATGATCCCGACAAGGAGGCGGCTGGCGACATCGACTATCAGACGCAATCCATTGCCTATTCCCTCGATCGAGGCAGGAATTGGACCAAATACGCGGAGAATCCAGTCGTGGCTAATCCGGGCAAAAAAGACTTCAGAGATCCCAAGGTCATCTGGCATGAGCCTACCCAACAATGGGTCATGGTGCTGGCCGTTCATGACCGAGTGCATCTGTACGTGTCTCCGAATTTGAAGGACTGGGAATTTGCCAGCGAATGGGGCGTGGAGGGCGACGAGCGCAAGTGGGAATGCCCAGATCTGTTTCCCATGGTGGCAGATGACGGCACCGAGCATTGGGTGTTGATCGTCAGTATGCAGCTTCAGGCGCCCAATGGAGGGACGGGAACTGCCTATTGGGTGGGGGAATTCGATGGAGTGAAATTTTCCGCAGATCCAGCGGCCCATCAATGGATCGATGTGGGGACAGACAATTACGCCTTGGTCACCTGGTCGGATATTCCCGAGGAAGATGGCCGGACGCTCGCGTTGGGATGGATGTCCAATTGGCAATATGCCAAAATCGTCCCGACCACTCGGTGGCGGAGTGCGATGACCTTGCCTCGTGAACTGAAGCTCAAATCCTATGGCGATACCTATCGTGTATGTTCCATGCCTGTGGAGGAAGTGAAATCCCTCATGGGCACGCCTCAATTGCATCCGCTAGATTCTGGGGATCATTCTTTGGAATTGCCCCAAGCATTGGTGAAGCTCGATCTTGAAGGGACATACCCCCCATCTGGAGGTTTGGAATTGGCGCTTTCCAATGAAGCGGGAGACTCCGTGTTTGTGGGGCTACGGGATCACAAGATCTTTGTAGATCGGACCCAAGCCGGGATCGCTGATTTCCACACGGCCTTTGCCGCCGTACATACCGGGTTGGAGGAATTGGCTGGAGATTCCCTGCGAATGACGGTGTATGTGGACCGAGCTTCCTTGGAGATCTTTGTCAATGACGGCGCGGAAGTCATGACAGAGCTGGTGTTTCCGAAGGTGCCTTATTCGCAGTTGAGCTTGAAGACCGATCAGGCATGGAAGCTTTCCATTTCCCCATTGTCTGGGATTTGGTAG
- a CDS encoding tetratricopeptide repeat protein, whose amino-acid sequence MKTLATITGMLLIIPALWGQSPEQDPQELVRTAISLMDGGDPDQALEYLARAKELRPNDLLIDYETAFAYQIKKDHKKVIKITKKLIKQGYPDPKVYQMLGNNYDFAGMPEKAIKTYEAGIKKHPNAGNLYLERGNMDYARENYNQALDFYLEGIEQDPLYPSCYRSSAILIMAGAEKELWGLIYGEVFQNLEVDSRRADYISEVMYKVMQGEITFEETDSTTNIHVGLTGKIVLNLEDMLNGEEFKLPFEAVFEIELMKAMITSNRIDLESLYQIREQFIQIWAEAGHLDEYDIPLFRYQYEIFKAGHFEAYNYYIFRGGDPEGFDQWLLAHKDEFRAFAEYYEEHTIHHFLK is encoded by the coding sequence ATGAAAACGCTAGCAACTATAACGGGAATGCTGCTCATCATTCCTGCGCTTTGGGGTCAATCCCCTGAGCAAGACCCTCAAGAGCTCGTTCGGACAGCCATCTCACTCATGGATGGAGGAGATCCCGATCAGGCATTGGAATACTTGGCGCGTGCCAAAGAACTGCGCCCCAATGATCTACTGATTGACTATGAAACGGCCTTCGCCTATCAAATCAAGAAGGATCACAAGAAGGTCATCAAGATTACCAAGAAGCTCATCAAGCAGGGGTATCCCGATCCCAAGGTCTACCAGATGTTGGGCAATAATTACGATTTTGCGGGCATGCCTGAAAAGGCGATCAAGACCTACGAAGCCGGAATCAAAAAGCATCCCAATGCCGGCAACCTGTACCTTGAACGGGGCAACATGGATTATGCCCGAGAAAACTACAATCAAGCCTTGGACTTCTATTTGGAAGGGATTGAACAAGATCCCCTGTACCCATCCTGTTATCGGTCTTCCGCCATACTGATCATGGCGGGAGCTGAGAAAGAGCTTTGGGGATTGATCTATGGAGAGGTATTTCAGAATCTGGAAGTTGATTCCCGAAGGGCGGATTACATCTCGGAGGTCATGTACAAGGTCATGCAGGGAGAAATCACTTTTGAAGAGACTGATTCGACCACAAACATCCATGTAGGCTTGACCGGAAAGATTGTCCTCAATCTAGAGGATATGTTGAATGGAGAGGAATTCAAGCTTCCTTTTGAAGCTGTTTTCGAGATTGAATTAATGAAGGCAATGATTACCTCCAATCGGATTGATCTGGAGAGTCTTTACCAGATTCGCGAACAGTTTATTCAAATATGGGCGGAAGCAGGACACTTGGATGAATACGACATTCCCTTGTTCCGATACCAGTACGAGATATTCAAGGCGGGGCACTTCGAGGCATACAATTACTACATCTTCCGAGGCGGTGATCCAGAAGGTTTCGATCAATGGCTCTTGGCTCACAAAGATGAGTTCAGAGCGTTTGCGGAGTATTACGAGGAGCATACGATCCATCATTTCCTGAAATAG
- a CDS encoding group III truncated hemoglobin, with translation MAKADIATRADIDQLVRAFYSQATVDPLIGHFFTEVAKLDLDTHMPKIADFWETVLLGNVQYQGRPMMKHLMLHAQSPLQMEHIARWIELWEKTVQSMFEGPLATESIRRAHLFGQTMFYKTQHMNNTPR, from the coding sequence ATGGCAAAGGCAGATATCGCAACCCGAGCTGACATCGACCAATTGGTCCGTGCATTTTATAGCCAAGCGACCGTAGATCCGCTGATTGGACATTTCTTCACCGAAGTGGCTAAACTGGATCTCGATACGCACATGCCCAAAATCGCCGATTTCTGGGAGACGGTTTTATTGGGAAATGTTCAATATCAGGGGCGCCCTATGATGAAACATCTCATGCTTCATGCACAGTCGCCTCTGCAAATGGAGCATATCGCCCGCTGGATTGAGTTGTGGGAAAAGACCGTCCAATCCATGTTTGAAGGACCCCTCGCCACCGAGTCCATTCGCCGTGCCCATCTCTTCGGGCAGACGATGTTCTACAAGACCCAGCACATGAACAATACCCCTCGCTAG
- a CDS encoding DUF1080 domain-containing protein produces MNRYFTFSLMACLGGFLWACQTSAPVTSPLDDAGFTSLFNGQDLDNWDLKIRSGDSAEAAKVFHVEDGMVHIFGQHPDSFMLNDGQNLTHGLMYTRESYSRYRFSFEYKWGTKIANNFDQFQYDAGMYYHVFDDKIWPFGLEYQVRYNHLTDQNHTGDYWASKARMQWTSADSGKTFMLPSEGGMPQTQRGGEHRAKADAPFHGLDGEWNRCEVIVMDSTYSIHILNGEIVNMATELSHGSGIIGLQSETAEIFYRNIKIQEYPEFIPAKAFLEALK; encoded by the coding sequence ATGAATCGCTACTTTACATTCTCGCTCATGGCCTGTCTGGGAGGATTCCTGTGGGCTTGCCAAACATCCGCTCCCGTCACGTCCCCGTTGGATGATGCAGGATTTACCTCCCTCTTCAATGGGCAGGATCTGGACAACTGGGACCTTAAGATTCGTTCTGGGGATTCAGCGGAGGCCGCCAAGGTATTCCATGTCGAGGATGGAATGGTCCATATTTTTGGGCAACACCCCGATTCCTTCATGCTCAACGATGGACAGAATCTCACCCACGGCTTGATGTACACCCGGGAGTCCTATAGCAGGTATCGATTTTCCTTCGAATACAAATGGGGCACCAAAATCGCCAACAATTTCGACCAGTTTCAATACGATGCCGGGATGTACTACCATGTCTTCGATGACAAGATCTGGCCATTTGGATTGGAATACCAAGTGCGCTACAATCATCTCACCGACCAAAACCACACGGGCGACTATTGGGCTTCCAAAGCGAGGATGCAATGGACCTCGGCAGATTCCGGGAAGACCTTCATGCTTCCGAGTGAAGGAGGAATGCCTCAAACGCAACGCGGCGGCGAACATCGCGCCAAAGCAGATGCGCCCTTTCATGGGTTGGATGGCGAATGGAATCGCTGCGAAGTTATCGTCATGGACAGCACCTACAGCATTCATATTCTCAATGGCGAAATCGTGAATATGGCCACAGAATTGAGCCACGGATCAGGAATCATCGGGTTGCAATCTGAAACTGCGGAGATCTTCTATCGGAATATCAAGATTCAGGAATATCCGGAGTTCATTCCCGCTAAGGCCTTCCTCGAGGCCCTAAAATAA
- a CDS encoding ThuA domain-containing protein, whose product MDTSTRFPWRQFSLVALLAIILVGTIAMNPTLGPAKKSPLKGKKVLFVYGGWKGHEPIKYRDMLVPWLIEEGAKVDTFSSLEVYADSAYMETVDLVLQIYTMSKITKEQQKGLLRTIRRGAGLAGWHGGLCDAFRNNPAYQYMTGGQWVSHPGGHVDYTVNFADVDDPLIKGLKDFDVHTEQYYMHVDPNVKVLATTTFNGEKDYWIDGCTMPIAWKKAYGQGRVFYTSLGHHADVFDQPDARKLLERGIRWASESKEKGPEVWITPMY is encoded by the coding sequence ATGGATACATCGACTCGTTTCCCTTGGCGCCAATTTTCTTTGGTGGCGCTGTTGGCCATCATTTTGGTCGGGACCATCGCTATGAACCCGACCCTCGGGCCAGCCAAAAAATCTCCTCTCAAGGGTAAAAAGGTCCTGTTTGTCTACGGAGGCTGGAAAGGCCATGAGCCCATCAAATATCGCGACATGCTCGTGCCGTGGTTGATTGAAGAAGGGGCAAAAGTGGACACCTTTTCCTCCTTGGAGGTCTATGCAGATTCCGCCTACATGGAAACCGTAGACTTGGTGCTCCAGATTTACACCATGTCCAAGATCACCAAGGAGCAACAGAAAGGCTTGTTGCGGACGATCCGCAGAGGCGCAGGCTTGGCGGGCTGGCACGGTGGATTGTGCGATGCATTCCGCAACAATCCCGCCTACCAATACATGACAGGTGGACAGTGGGTGTCCCATCCGGGGGGGCACGTAGACTACACCGTCAATTTTGCAGACGTCGATGATCCCCTTATCAAGGGCCTCAAGGATTTTGACGTGCACACCGAGCAGTACTACATGCATGTAGATCCCAACGTCAAGGTCCTAGCGACTACGACCTTCAATGGCGAGAAAGACTACTGGATCGATGGATGCACCATGCCGATTGCCTGGAAAAAAGCCTACGGTCAAGGCCGCGTGTTCTACACCTCTTTGGGGCACCATGCGGATGTGTTTGATCAACCCGACGCCAGAAAGCTCTTGGAGCGAGGAATTCGCTGGGCTAGTGAGTCCAAGGAAAAAGGGCCAGAAGTCTGGATCACCCCCATGTACTAG
- a CDS encoding DEAD/DEAH box helicase, translating into MSFNTLGLSPALLKAIDKKGYSNPSPIQSQAIPLILDRKDVLASAQTGTGKTAAFTLPVLQILQKTAQKGKRRPIRALVLTPTRELAAQVHDNVRDYGEFLNLRSAVIFGGVNQNPQVSALRRGVDILIATPGRLLDLHTQGHLSLADLDILIFDEADRMLDMGFLRDIKRILHIVPEERQTLLFSATFSSDILRLAKDISHEPEWVETAPKNSTAKKVHQRFFFVDRSQKPAMLCQMIQDGNWSQVLVFTRTKHGANRLAQRMAKRGITAAAIHGNKSQSARTQALAKFKSNDIRVLVATDIAARGLDIPLLPHVINFELPNIAEDYVHRIGRTGRAGAAGEAISLFSHDEEPLVRKIEKLLGKRHKIEVKEGFEPSEEAPPPPADRSIHRGGGGGGRGGNNRNRRRRPNGNSGGGNGNGGGNRSRSRRSSSSRRQPQK; encoded by the coding sequence ATGTCGTTTAACACCCTTGGGCTTTCGCCTGCCTTGCTGAAAGCCATTGATAAGAAAGGATATTCCAACCCATCGCCCATACAATCCCAAGCCATTCCGCTGATTCTGGACCGGAAAGATGTATTGGCTTCCGCCCAGACTGGAACCGGCAAAACCGCTGCATTCACCCTTCCGGTGTTGCAGATTCTCCAAAAAACTGCCCAGAAGGGCAAACGCCGTCCGATTCGTGCTTTGGTGCTCACGCCGACGCGTGAACTCGCCGCTCAGGTGCACGACAATGTACGCGACTACGGGGAGTTTCTGAACTTGCGTAGCGCCGTCATTTTCGGTGGTGTCAATCAGAATCCACAGGTTTCGGCGCTTCGCCGTGGCGTGGACATCTTGATTGCGACGCCCGGACGTCTGTTGGACTTGCATACCCAAGGCCACCTTTCATTGGCAGATCTGGACATCCTGATCTTCGATGAGGCCGACCGGATGCTGGACATGGGATTCTTGCGGGACATCAAGCGGATCTTGCATATCGTTCCCGAGGAGCGCCAGACGTTGCTGTTTTCAGCGACATTTTCCTCTGATATCCTCCGACTAGCGAAAGACATTTCTCACGAACCAGAGTGGGTAGAGACTGCTCCGAAGAACTCCACTGCCAAAAAGGTGCATCAGCGCTTTTTCTTCGTGGACAGGAGCCAGAAACCCGCCATGCTCTGCCAGATGATCCAGGACGGAAACTGGAGCCAAGTGCTGGTATTTACCCGTACCAAGCACGGCGCCAACCGACTGGCCCAACGGATGGCCAAGCGCGGGATTACCGCCGCGGCGATTCACGGTAACAAGAGTCAATCGGCCCGTACGCAGGCATTGGCAAAGTTCAAATCCAATGATATCCGAGTATTGGTAGCGACCGATATTGCCGCACGTGGGCTGGACATTCCGCTCCTGCCGCATGTGATCAATTTTGAGCTGCCCAATATCGCCGAAGATTATGTACACCGGATCGGTCGTACCGGTCGAGCGGGTGCAGCTGGAGAAGCCATCTCGCTGTTTAGCCACGATGAAGAGCCATTGGTTCGTAAAATCGAAAAGCTGCTCGGCAAGCGCCACAAGATCGAGGTGAAGGAAGGCTTTGAGCCGAGCGAGGAAGCTCCTCCTCCTCCTGCAGATCGCAGTATCCACCGTGGTGGAGGCGGCGGCGGTAGAGGCGGCAACAACCGAAACCGGAGACGACGCCCCAACGGCAACTCTGGAGGTGGAAACGGAAACGGCGGCGGCAACCGCTCCCGAAGCCGGAGATCTTCTTCTTCCCGCAGACAGCCTCAGAAGTAA
- a CDS encoding C-terminal binding protein gives MKVAITDCTFPHFQEEQIMCERAGHELEIHQCQAPEEVIRLCADADALLNQYVILNEQVLSSLTRCRIIVRYGIGVDNIDLAAAARLGITVCNVPDYGIGEVADHASALILSLVRQLPYFDREVRLGNWPAKSPLQVQSCSDMTFVAIGFGRIGRATLKRMQAFGFTCKAYDPFVTAEQMYELDVQKVDLDTAFSEGDAISLHLPHTPETHHLVNTHRLHQMKSSAILVNTSRGQLIDTHALASALKHEQIGLAGIDVFEREPMEREHPLRQCERAILTPHIAYHSLSSLKRLQQYAAEEVERALREEPVRCRVV, from the coding sequence ATGAAAGTTGCCATTACGGATTGTACGTTTCCTCATTTTCAGGAGGAGCAGATCATGTGTGAACGGGCGGGTCATGAACTGGAAATCCACCAGTGTCAGGCTCCCGAAGAGGTTATCCGGCTATGCGCTGATGCCGACGCGCTCCTCAATCAATATGTCATCCTCAACGAACAGGTACTTTCGAGCCTGACTCGCTGCCGAATTATCGTGCGGTACGGGATCGGTGTCGACAATATCGATCTGGCCGCAGCCGCCAGATTGGGGATAACTGTCTGCAATGTCCCGGATTATGGAATCGGCGAAGTGGCCGACCATGCGAGCGCGCTCATCCTGTCGCTGGTCAGACAGCTCCCATATTTTGATCGTGAAGTTCGGTTGGGCAATTGGCCCGCCAAATCTCCGCTGCAGGTGCAGTCTTGTTCGGACATGACCTTTGTCGCCATCGGTTTTGGACGAATTGGGCGAGCGACGTTGAAGCGGATGCAGGCGTTTGGATTCACTTGCAAGGCGTATGATCCGTTTGTCACAGCGGAGCAAATGTATGAGTTGGATGTCCAAAAAGTAGATCTCGACACGGCCTTTTCCGAGGGTGACGCGATTTCGCTTCACCTGCCGCACACCCCCGAGACCCACCATCTGGTCAATACCCACCGCCTCCATCAGATGAAATCTTCCGCGATCTTGGTCAATACTTCTCGTGGCCAGTTGATCGACACCCATGCACTCGCTTCGGCCCTCAAGCATGAGCAGATCGGTTTGGCGGGCATCGATGTGTTCGAACGGGAGCCGATGGAGCGGGAGCATCCTCTGAGGCAATGTGAACGCGCGATTCTGACACCGCACATCGCTTACCACAGCTTGTCGAGTCTCAAGCGACTGCAGCAATACGCTGCCGAAGAAGTCGAGCGCGCCCTTCGTGAAGAGCCCGTCAGATGCCGGGTAGTCTAG